AGCGATAGCTGCTGTCATGTGCTTGGATTTGACTGGGTGGCTAAATCTGTATAGGCTGCATTGAAGTCCCACATGTGTATGTGTTGGGAGCCTCAAGTTTTGCCTAATGGATTACCCATTACGGAAGTGGAACATCAACAGTTGTTGATTGTTTTCTTAACTTGCTGGAACACACGGAAGCGGCCCCGGAAAAGAGCCCCTATTTTCGTTTGTATAGGGTCTTTGCGGGGTAGGTGTGCGCCAAGGCGAAACTGTAAAGCACTAGTTTCTCGCTGGTGAGAAATGTAAAAATTATAGAAAGACGGTTCATGCCAACAATTCAGCAGCTGGTCCGTAAGGGCCGCCACGATAAGCCTGCAAAGGTGAAGACCGCTGCGCTGAAGGGTTCCCCACAGCGTCGTGGCGTGTGCACTCGTGTGTACACCACCACCCCTAAGAAGCCTAACTCCGCATTGCGTAAGGTCGCTCGTGTGCGCCTGACCTCCGGCATTGAGGTTTCCGCATATATCCCAGGTGAAGGTCACAACCTCCAGGAGCACTCCATGGTGCTTGTTCGCGGTGGTCGTGTGAAGGACCTCCCAGGTGTTCGCTACAAGATCATCCGCGGCGCACTGGATACCCAGGGCGTTAAAGATCGTAAGCAGGCTCGTTCCCGCTACGGCGCAAAGAAGGAGAAAT
The nucleotide sequence above comes from Corynebacterium mustelae. Encoded proteins:
- the rpsL gene encoding 30S ribosomal protein S12, producing MPTIQQLVRKGRHDKPAKVKTAALKGSPQRRGVCTRVYTTTPKKPNSALRKVARVRLTSGIEVSAYIPGEGHNLQEHSMVLVRGGRVKDLPGVRYKIIRGALDTQGVKDRKQARSRYGAKKEK